A stretch of Prunus dulcis chromosome 6, ALMONDv2, whole genome shotgun sequence DNA encodes these proteins:
- the LOC117631302 gene encoding F-box/kelch-repeat protein At5g60570 — MRNMAAPEEEVNTISNVSLQGRVNDGRRRYGSSDSLVPGLVDDVALNCLAWACRSDYASLSCINTKFNKLIKSGYLYELRKQLGILEHWVYLVCDLRGWEAFDPVSKKWMTLPKMPCDECFNHADKESLAVGSQLLVFGRELLDFAIWKYSAVHRSWVKCQGMNQPRCLFGSGSLGSISIVAGGSDKNGNVLKSAEIYDSESGRWEMLTNMHTPRRLCTGFFLDSKFYVIGGMSSPTESLTCGEEYDLETGKWRKIEGMFPYVNRAAQAPPLVAVVDNQLYAVEYLTNMVKKYDKEKNTWDVLGRLPVRADSSNGWGLAFKACGKELLVVGGQRGPEGEGIVLNSWSPKSGVKNGTLDWKVIGVKEHVGVFVYNCAVMGC, encoded by the coding sequence ATGAGAAACATGGCTGCTCCTGAAGAGGAAGTAAATACTATTTCTAATGTCAGTTTGCAGGGAAGAGTGAATGATGGTCGCCGTAGGTATGGATCAAGTGATTCGCTTGTCCCAGGTCTTGTGGATGATGTAGCTTTGAATTGCCTTGCTTGGGCTTGTAGATCGGATTATGCTTCGCTGTCATGTATTAACACAAAGTTTAATAAGTTAATTAAAAGTGGGTATTTGTATGAGTTGAGGAAGCAGTTGGGAATTTTGGAACATTGGGTGTATCTAGTGTGTGATTTGAGAGGGTGGGAGGCGTTTGATCCAGTGAGCAAGAAATGGATGACATTGCCTAAGATGCCTTGTGATGAGTGTTTTAACCATGCCGATAAGGAGTCTTTGGCCGTGGGAAGTCAGTTGTTGGTTTTTGGTCGTGAGCTGTTGGATTTTGCTATTTGGAAGTACAGTGCAGTACATCGTAGTTGGGTAAAATGTCAGGGAATGAACCAGCCTCGCTGCTTGTTTGGGTCTGGTAGCCTTGGTTCAATTTCTATTGTTGCGGGTGGGAGTGATAAAAATGGAAATGTGTTGAAATCAGCAGAGATATATGATTCTGAATCAGGCAGGTGGGAAATGCTAACTAACATGCACACACCACGTAGATTGTGCACTGGTTTTTTCTTGGACAGCAAATTCTACGTCATTGGTGGGATGTCAAGTCCTACTGAATCACTGACTTGTGGGGAGGAATATGATCTTGAGACAGGGAAATGGAGGAAAATTGAGGGTATGTTTCCATATGTCAATAGGGCTGCACAGGCTCCTCCTCTTGTGGCAGTTGTTGATAATCAATTATATGCAGTTGAGTATTTAACCAACATGGTGAAGAAGTATGACAAGGAGAAGAACACCTGGGATGTTTTAGGAAGACTTCCAGTGAGGGCTGACTCTTCAAATGGCTGGGGCCTGGCTTTTAAGGCTTGTGGAAAGGAGCTTCTGGTTGTTGGTGGGCAAAGAGGTCCAGAAGGCGAAGGTATTGTCCTCAACTCTTGGTCTCCAAAGTCAGGGGTCAAGAATGGCACCTTGGATTGGAAAGTTATTGGTGTGAAAGAGCATGTTGGGGTGTTTGTGTACAACTGTGCAGTTATGGGTTGTTGA
- the LOC117632576 gene encoding zinc finger CCCH domain-containing protein 24 isoform X1, which yields MSSSSPTTEPSSVTQLLNPHSPLNGHDSTDQPQPPPPQDPENQPKDDAVPGDKRKREENDDDDPKPSVVPPLWKTSLCSYFRRESASCSHGSGCRYAHGEAELRPRPDNTWDPTSERAKKQKLEEEDGDQCAAPDNVMMTEAVDDDDDGDGDVGGLDPELSKCLVHLPRNWKSEKLKDFLSEKGVQFKSAKKKKGMTLGFVSFQSVEQLQTAVKELDGISIGNKNIKVADVIPRSFEKKTKSAMALPQNPQKTTDVELDGENVEDSVVANGAEDGNGTSGRSARKVVTPLAHMPYGDQLEHKKNSLMQILKRLTRNARKACPDGIPLPEWILKSREIGGLPCSLEGILASPVVNGYRNKCEFSVGYSLQGKITVGFMLGNFREGVTAVEEPFDCPNVSRISCKYASIFQEFLQHSSLPVWNRFKNIGFWRQLTVREGRRPGMASDAENCEANIAEVMLIVQVSSTGFDDAQITSDFERLAQAFSAGATASSPYLPLTALVIQDHRGISNAAPADAPLRSLSISKGEGSSEMQATDNVVEPKIHDYISNLRFCISPTAFFQVNTLAAEKLYSLAGDWAELGPDTLLFDVCCGTGTIGLTLAHHVGMVIGIEMNASAVSDACRNAEINGITNCRFVSAKAEDVMRSLLEEYINAPQKQENNVIEGIDEVVATDEEKPISTDNKPNPEVNSSHELESGKTASEGLETDKQELRSQLQSSCTSENGNAPVKHFSNVVAIVDPPRSGLHPTVIKALRTHPGLRKLVYISCNPESLVANAIELCTPSPEKIEKNKNNRAWRNMSSAGLARHRAKSMPASEPFQPVKAMAVDLFPHTIHCELVMLLER from the exons ATGTCTTCTTCATCTCCAACTACCGAGCCCTCTTCTGTAACTCAACTCTTAAACCCACACTCACCACTCAACGGTCACGATTCAACCGATCAACCACAGCCACCGCCGCCGCAAGACCCAGAAAACCAACCCAAAGACGACGCCGTTCCCGGCGACAAACGCAAGCGAGAGGAaaacgacgacgacgacccgAAACCTTCCGTCGTCCCCCCTCTATGGAAGACCAGCCTCTGCTCCTACTTCAGGCGCGAGTCCGCCTCCTGCAGCCACGGGAGCGGGTGCCGGTACGCCCACGGCGAAGCGGAGCTCCGGCCCCGACCCGACAACACATGGGACCCGACCTCCGAGCGCGCGAAGAAGCAAAAGTTGGAGGAGGAGGACGGCGACCAATGTGCGGCTCCGGATAATGTGATGATGACAGAGGCCGTTGATGATGACGACGACGGTGACGGAGACGTTGGCGGGTTGGATCCAGAGCTGAGCAAGTGCCTGGTTCATTTACCCAGGAATTGGAAATCGGAGAAATTGAAAGACTTTCTCAGTGAGAAG GGAGTTCAATTTAAATcggcgaagaagaagaaaggcatGACTTTAGGTTTTGTGAGTTTTCAGAGTGTAGAGCAATTGCAAACTGCTGTGAAG GAGCTGGATGGAATATCAATTggtaacaaaaatataaaggTTGCGGATGTCATTCCCAGatcatttgaaaagaaaaccaaatcGGCAATGGCTTTACCTCAAAACCCGCAGAAAACCACAGATGTTGAATTGGATGGGGAGAATGTGGAAGACTCTGTGGTGGCAAATGGGGCTGAGGATGGCAATGGGACTAGTGGACGAAGTGCCCGCAAAGTAGTGACTCCCCTGGCTCATATGCCTTATGGTGATCAGTTGGAGCATAAAAAGAACTCTCTTATGCAGATTCTCAAAAGACTT ACTAGAAATGCTCGCAAAGCTTGTCCTGATGGTATTCCACTTCCAGAATGGATTCTCAAGTCTAGGGAGATAG GTGGTCTTCCATGCAGTTTAGAGGGTATACTAGCATCCCCAGTTGTAAATGGATATCGTAACAAGTGTGAATTTTCAGTTGGATATTCTCTACAGGGAAAAATAACTGTGGGGTTTATGCTCGGAAATTTTAG GGAGGGTGTTACAGCAGTTGAAGAACCTTTTGACTGCCCAAATGTTTCCAGAATTTCTTGCAAATATGCCTCTATCTTTCAGGAGTTTCTGCAACATTCAAGTTTACCAGTTTGGAACAGATTTAAGAATATTGGATTCTGGCGTCAACTGACG GTTCGAGAAGGGAGGAGACCAGGCATGGCCTCTGATGCTGAAAATTGTGAGGCCAATATTGCAGAGGTCATGCTTATTGTTCAG GTTTCCAGTACAGGATTTGATGATGCACAGATAACTAGTGATTTTGAGAGGCTAGCACAAGCTTTTTCTGCAGGAGCTACTGCCAGTTCGCCATATTTGCCTCTAACAGCTTTAGTTATTCAG GATCACCGAGGAATATCAAATGCAGCACCGGCTGATGCTCCATTGCGCTCATTATCTATTTCGAAAGGAGAAGGTAGTTCTGAAATGCAGGCCACCGACAATGTTGTAGAACCAAAAATTCATGACTATATAAGTAATCTTCGGTTCTGCATATCACCAACAGCATTTTTCCAG GTCAATACCCTTGCTGCAGAGAAGCTATACTCTCTTGCAGGGGATTGGGCTGAGTTGGGTCCTGATACCTTGCTATTTGATGTATGCTGTGGGACTGGAACAATTGGGCTGACTTTAGCACATCATGTTGGTATG gTTATTGGCATTGAAATGAATGCTTCTGCGGTTTCAGATGCTTGTAGGAATGCTGAAATTAATGGCATAACAAACTGTAGATTTGTCAGTGCGAAG GCAGAGGATGTGATGCGGTCTTTATTGGAAGAGTACATTAATGCACCtcagaaacaagaaaataacgTCATTGAAGGTATTGACGAAGTTGTTGCTACTGATGAAGAGAAACCAATCTCAACAGACAACAAACCCAACCCTGAAGTGAATTCAAGCCATGAGCTTGAAAGTGGTAAGACTGCATCTGAGGGTTTAGAAACCGACAAGCAGGAACTCAGAAGCCAACTTCAGAGTAGTTGCACTTCTGAAAATGGGAATGCTCCAGTGAAACATTTCAGTAATGTTGTTGCTATTGTTGATCCTCCACGAAGCGGACTTCATCCCACT GTGATCAAAGCTCTTAGAACTCATCCTGGTCTACGGAAGCTTGT TTACATTTCCTGCAATCCTGAAAGCTTAGTGGCAAATGCTATTGAGCTTTGCACACCATCTCCTGAGAAAATCgaaaagaacaagaacaacagAG
- the LOC117632576 gene encoding zinc finger CCCH domain-containing protein 24 isoform X2 gives MSSSSPTTEPSSVTQLLNPHSPLNGHDSTDQPQPPPPQDPENQPKDDAVPGDKRKREENDDDDPKPSVVPPLWKTSLCSYFRRESASCSHGSGCRYAHGEAELRPRPDNTWDPTSERAKKQKLEEEDGDQCAAPDNVMMTEAVDDDDDGDGDVGGLDPELSKCLVHLPRNWKSEKLKDFLSEKGVQFKSAKKKKGMTLGFVSFQSVEQLQTAVKELDGISIGNKNIKVADVIPRSFEKKTKSAMALPQNPQKTTDVELDGENVEDSVVANGAEDGNGTSGRSARKVVTPLAHMPYGDQLEHKKNSLMQILKRLTRNARKACPDGIPLPEWILKSREIGGLPCSLEGILASPVVNGYRNKCEFSVGYSLQGKITVGFMLGNFREGVTAVEEPFDCPNVSRISCKYASIFQEFLQHSSLPVWNRFKNIGFWRQLTVREGRRPGMASDAENCEANIAEVMLIVQVSSTGFDDAQITSDFERLAQAFSAGATASSPYLPLTALVIQDHRGISNAAPADAPLRSLSISKGEGSSEMQATDNVVEPKIHDYISNLRFCISPTAFFQVIGIEMNASAVSDACRNAEINGITNCRFVSAKAEDVMRSLLEEYINAPQKQENNVIEGIDEVVATDEEKPISTDNKPNPEVNSSHELESGKTASEGLETDKQELRSQLQSSCTSENGNAPVKHFSNVVAIVDPPRSGLHPTVIKALRTHPGLRKLVYISCNPESLVANAIELCTPSPEKIEKNKNNRAWRNMSSAGLARHRAKSMPASEPFQPVKAMAVDLFPHTIHCELVMLLER, from the exons ATGTCTTCTTCATCTCCAACTACCGAGCCCTCTTCTGTAACTCAACTCTTAAACCCACACTCACCACTCAACGGTCACGATTCAACCGATCAACCACAGCCACCGCCGCCGCAAGACCCAGAAAACCAACCCAAAGACGACGCCGTTCCCGGCGACAAACGCAAGCGAGAGGAaaacgacgacgacgacccgAAACCTTCCGTCGTCCCCCCTCTATGGAAGACCAGCCTCTGCTCCTACTTCAGGCGCGAGTCCGCCTCCTGCAGCCACGGGAGCGGGTGCCGGTACGCCCACGGCGAAGCGGAGCTCCGGCCCCGACCCGACAACACATGGGACCCGACCTCCGAGCGCGCGAAGAAGCAAAAGTTGGAGGAGGAGGACGGCGACCAATGTGCGGCTCCGGATAATGTGATGATGACAGAGGCCGTTGATGATGACGACGACGGTGACGGAGACGTTGGCGGGTTGGATCCAGAGCTGAGCAAGTGCCTGGTTCATTTACCCAGGAATTGGAAATCGGAGAAATTGAAAGACTTTCTCAGTGAGAAG GGAGTTCAATTTAAATcggcgaagaagaagaaaggcatGACTTTAGGTTTTGTGAGTTTTCAGAGTGTAGAGCAATTGCAAACTGCTGTGAAG GAGCTGGATGGAATATCAATTggtaacaaaaatataaaggTTGCGGATGTCATTCCCAGatcatttgaaaagaaaaccaaatcGGCAATGGCTTTACCTCAAAACCCGCAGAAAACCACAGATGTTGAATTGGATGGGGAGAATGTGGAAGACTCTGTGGTGGCAAATGGGGCTGAGGATGGCAATGGGACTAGTGGACGAAGTGCCCGCAAAGTAGTGACTCCCCTGGCTCATATGCCTTATGGTGATCAGTTGGAGCATAAAAAGAACTCTCTTATGCAGATTCTCAAAAGACTT ACTAGAAATGCTCGCAAAGCTTGTCCTGATGGTATTCCACTTCCAGAATGGATTCTCAAGTCTAGGGAGATAG GTGGTCTTCCATGCAGTTTAGAGGGTATACTAGCATCCCCAGTTGTAAATGGATATCGTAACAAGTGTGAATTTTCAGTTGGATATTCTCTACAGGGAAAAATAACTGTGGGGTTTATGCTCGGAAATTTTAG GGAGGGTGTTACAGCAGTTGAAGAACCTTTTGACTGCCCAAATGTTTCCAGAATTTCTTGCAAATATGCCTCTATCTTTCAGGAGTTTCTGCAACATTCAAGTTTACCAGTTTGGAACAGATTTAAGAATATTGGATTCTGGCGTCAACTGACG GTTCGAGAAGGGAGGAGACCAGGCATGGCCTCTGATGCTGAAAATTGTGAGGCCAATATTGCAGAGGTCATGCTTATTGTTCAG GTTTCCAGTACAGGATTTGATGATGCACAGATAACTAGTGATTTTGAGAGGCTAGCACAAGCTTTTTCTGCAGGAGCTACTGCCAGTTCGCCATATTTGCCTCTAACAGCTTTAGTTATTCAG GATCACCGAGGAATATCAAATGCAGCACCGGCTGATGCTCCATTGCGCTCATTATCTATTTCGAAAGGAGAAGGTAGTTCTGAAATGCAGGCCACCGACAATGTTGTAGAACCAAAAATTCATGACTATATAAGTAATCTTCGGTTCTGCATATCACCAACAGCATTTTTCCAG gTTATTGGCATTGAAATGAATGCTTCTGCGGTTTCAGATGCTTGTAGGAATGCTGAAATTAATGGCATAACAAACTGTAGATTTGTCAGTGCGAAG GCAGAGGATGTGATGCGGTCTTTATTGGAAGAGTACATTAATGCACCtcagaaacaagaaaataacgTCATTGAAGGTATTGACGAAGTTGTTGCTACTGATGAAGAGAAACCAATCTCAACAGACAACAAACCCAACCCTGAAGTGAATTCAAGCCATGAGCTTGAAAGTGGTAAGACTGCATCTGAGGGTTTAGAAACCGACAAGCAGGAACTCAGAAGCCAACTTCAGAGTAGTTGCACTTCTGAAAATGGGAATGCTCCAGTGAAACATTTCAGTAATGTTGTTGCTATTGTTGATCCTCCACGAAGCGGACTTCATCCCACT GTGATCAAAGCTCTTAGAACTCATCCTGGTCTACGGAAGCTTGT TTACATTTCCTGCAATCCTGAAAGCTTAGTGGCAAATGCTATTGAGCTTTGCACACCATCTCCTGAGAAAATCgaaaagaacaagaacaacagAG
- the LOC117632682 gene encoding probable E3 ubiquitin-protein ligase LUL2: MGNLGSTSSGRRRHRTQPPQGHGFVAATPPYPSQYPNGQDPNPSQHHQYPSQYPNAPNPNPPQFFQYPGFYPPPPVPGPYPQPYHGGGVYMGPPSANWAPGQLPYGAAPPPPAAPFVEHQKTVTIKNDVNIKKDSLRVEPDEENPGRFLIAFTFDAAAPGSITVMFFAKEDADCNLIATKESLFKSVTVPFEKGLGQKFRQPSGTGIDFSTFEEIGLTKEGDIEVYPLVVKAEAFPLNAGERESDGNSAGNSQITQAVFEKKENGEYKVRVMKQILWVNGMRYELQEIYGIGNAVEGDQNGNDSGKECIICLSEPRDTTVLPCRHMCMCSGCAKVLRFQTNRCPVCRQPVERLLEIKVNNEANSSE, translated from the exons ATGGGTAATTTAGGCAGCACCAGCTCCGGTCGCCGGAGGCACCGGACCCAACCGCCTCAAGGGCATGGCTTTGTTGCTGCCACACCACCCTACCCATCTCAATATCCAAACGGACAAGACCCCAATCCAAGCCAACACCACCAGTACCCATCTCAGTATCCAAATGCACCAAACCCAAATCCACCCCAATTCTTCCAATACCCTGGTTTCTACCCACCACCGCCTGTCCCGGGTCCCTATCCACAGCCTTATCACGGCGGCGGGGTCTACATGGGCCCCCCTTCCGCCAATTGGGCACCCGGGCAGTTGCCTTATGGAGCTGCCCCTCCCCCTCCGGCTGCTCCATTTGTGGAACATCAAAAGACAGTCACCATTAAGAATGACGTCAATATCAAGAAAGACTCTCTGCGGGTTGAGCCGGATGAGGAGAATCCAGGGCGGTTCCTTATTGCGTTCACTTTTGATGCTGCTGCGCCCGGAAG CATTACAGTTATGTTTTTTGCTAAAGAAGATGCAGACTGTAACCTGATAGCAACAAAGGAAAGCTTGTTTAAATCTGTTACAGTGCCTTTTGAGAAAGGACTTGGCCAGAAGTTTAGACAACCTTCTGGAACTGGGATTGACTTCTCAACGTTTGAGGAGATAGGGTTAACGAAAGAGGGTGACATAGAAGTTTATCCTCTTGTGGTGAAGGCTGAAGCATTCCCTTTAAATGCCGGTGAACGGGAATCAGATGGAAATTCAGCTGGGAACTCTCAGATCACCCAGGCAGTGTTTGAAAAGAAGGAGAATGGGGAGTACAAAGTGCGGGTGATGAAGCAGATACTATGGGTGAATGGGATGAGGTACGAGCTCCAGGAGATCTATGGTATTGGGAATGCAGTTGAAGGTGATCAAAATGGAAATGATTCTGGGAAAGAATGTATAATATGCTTGTCAGAGCCTCGAGACACAACCGTTCTCCCATGCCGGCACATG TGCATGTGCAGTGGTTGTGCTAAGGTTCTGAGGTTCCAGACAAATAGGTGCCCCGTCTGTAGGCAACCAGTTGAACGACTCTTGGAAATCAAGGTGAACAATGAAGCCAATAGCTCAGAGTAA